A region from the Arachis ipaensis cultivar K30076 chromosome B01, Araip1.1, whole genome shotgun sequence genome encodes:
- the LOC110264041 gene encoding protein MAIN-LIKE 1-like, protein MPFGECTITLQDVAYQLGLPVDGRYVSGCLSEFHIYIEGGRPAWVWFEELFGVVPPPSQVQKYAVNCSWFQETFGECPEGADEDTVRRYARAYIMMLLGTQLFADKSGNRVHIRWLPFVARLEEMGTYSWGSAALAWLYRCMCRVANRNVIKLAGPLQLLQSWIFWRFPRFRPAGFETFSWPLASRWSGYIPSSSEKGPRVQTWRLWIDRLQDREVSMLLNKFFYLTTIYELGSRVALTLYRSGCSLSGCRTVALTYFRSCIPRFWSLGIWCCGGLLHRLSTLPS, encoded by the exons atgccgttcggagagtgcactaTCACACtgcaggacgtggcataccagctgGGTTTGCCAGTGGACGGGCGTTACGTCAGCGGCTGCCTATCAGAGTTCCATATATACATCGAGGGTGGCCGTCCAGCCTGGGTTTGGTTCGAGGAGTTGTTTGGAGTGGTACCTCCTCCTagccaggttcagaagtacgcGGTCAACTGCAGCTGGTTTCAGGAGACGTTTGGTGAGTGCCCGGAGGGAGCTGATGAGGATACTGTGCGTCGTTATgcccgtgcgtacatcatgatgttgttgggcacgcAGCTTTTTGCGGACAAGTCGGGCAACCGCgttcacatcagatggcttccgTTTGTAGCTAGGCTGGAGGAGATGGGGACCTACAGCTGGGGTTCTGCAGCActggcatggttgtaccggtgcatgtgccgtgTGGCGAACAGAAATGTTATCAAGCTAGCGGGCCCACTTCAGCTACTTCAGTCATGGATTTTCTGGCGATTTCCTCGGTTTAGGCCTGCAGGATTTGAGACGTTCAGCTGGCCATTGGCCTCGAG gtggtcaggttacatCCCTTCCAGTAGCGAGAAGGGTCCTAGAGTTCAGACGTGGAGGCTCTGGATAGACCGGTTGCAGGATAGAGAGGTCAGTATGTTACTTAATAAGTTTTTTTATTTAACCACAATTTACGAGTTAGGATCACGAGTTGCCCTGACATTGTATCGTTCTGGGTGCAGTTTATCTGGATGCCGTACAGTAGCCCTGACGTACTTCAGATCGTGCATCCCGAGgttttggagcctcggcatatggTGTTGTGGCGGTCTGTTACATCGCTTATCTACTTTGccgtcatag